One segment of Panicum virgatum strain AP13 chromosome 3K, P.virgatum_v5, whole genome shotgun sequence DNA contains the following:
- the LOC120699471 gene encoding uncharacterized protein LOC120699471 produces the protein MERVGGGEKQLEDCTVSNALGTWFFSVAGALVAIPVGIKKKSLAPLVFFGTTGTMLDIIMGISQCEREHAERQMKLLEAQKLSAESGSSDSFGSVDK, from the exons atggagcgagtcggcggcggcgagaagcagctgGAGGACTGCACCGTGTCCAA TGCTCTAGGAACTTGGTTCTTTTCGGTTGCTGGTGCTCTTGTTGCTATTCCTGTCGGCATAAAGAAGAAATCCTTGGCTCCTCTGGTCTTCTTTGGCACCACTGGAACCATGCTGGACATCATCATGGGCATTAGCCAATGTGAGAGGGAGCATGCTGAGCGGCAGATGAAGCTTTTGGAAGCTCAGAAACTTTCAGCTGAGAGTGGAAGCTCTGATTCTTTTGGCAGTGTTGACAAGTAA